One Sus scrofa isolate TJ Tabasco breed Duroc chromosome 10, Sscrofa11.1, whole genome shotgun sequence genomic window carries:
- the LOC100738684 gene encoding malignant T-cell-amplified sequence 1, producing the protein MFKKFDEKENVSNCIQLKTSVIKGIKNQLIEQFPGIEPWLNQIMPKKDPVKIVRCHEHIEILTVNGELLFFRQREGPFYPTLRLLHKYPFILPRQQVDKGAIKFVLSGANIMCPGLTSPGAKLYPAAADTVVAIMAEGKQHALCVGVMKMSAEEIEKVNKGIGIENIHYLNDGLWHMKTYK; encoded by the coding sequence ATGTTCAAGAAGTTcgatgagaaagagaatgtgtccAACTGCATCCAGTTGAAAACTTCCGTCATTAAGGGTATTAAGAACCAGCTGATAGAGCAGTTCCCAGGTATCGAGCCGTGGCTGAATCAAATCATGCCCAAGAAGGATCCGGTGAAAATAGTGCGGTGCCACGAGCACATAGAGATCCTCACGGTGAACGGAGAGTTACTGTTTTTCAGACAAAGAGAAGGGCCCTTTTATCCGACGCTGAGGCTGCTCCACAAATACCCCTTCATCCTGCCCCGCCAGCAGGTCGATAAGGGAGCCATCAAGTTCGTGCTCAGCGGGGCCAACATCATGTGTCCAGGCTTGACCTCTCCCGGGGCCAAGCTCTACCCCGCCGCCGCGGATACGGTGGTGGCGATCATGGCCGAAGGAAAGCAGCACGCCCTGTGTGTCGGAGTCATGAAGATGTCCGCGGAAGAAATCGAGAAGGTCAACAAGGGAATCGGGATTGAGAACATCCACTATTTAAATGACGGGCTGTGGCACATGAAGACGTACAAGTGA